Proteins encoded in a region of the Zea mays cultivar B73 chromosome 2, Zm-B73-REFERENCE-NAM-5.0, whole genome shotgun sequence genome:
- the LOC103649193 gene encoding uncharacterized protein produces MKRDWMQTGRKPSRLCGAALYIAALSHGCNYTKADIVSVVHVCEATLTKRLIEFENTDSGSLTIEEFLATADESNEEPVSKHSPKSGEILCKHKDKGFEHFAHGLCEKCYNKFTKLSGGLEGGSDPPAFQRAEKKRLEAAKRAEEAAAAKEKGTVHIGMPQVLY; encoded by the exons ATGAAGAGAGATTGGATGCAG ACTGGGAGGAAGCCAAGCAGATTATGTGgtgcagcattatacattgctGCACTCTCTCATGGGTGTAATTACACCAAGGCAGATATT GTCTCTGTTGTGCATGTGTGTGAGGCCACTCTAACGAAGCGATTGATAGAGTTCGAAAATACAGATTCTGGCAGCTTAACA ATTGAAGAATTTCTGGCAACAGCTGATGAATCTAATGAAGAGCCTGTTTCAAAACATTCGCCCAAGTCTGGAGAAATTCTCTGCAAACACAAGGATAAAGGTTTTGAGCATTTTGCTCATGGACTTTGTGAAAAATGCTACAATAAG TTCACTAAACTGTCGGGTGGACTAGAAGGTGGTTCTGACCCTCCAGCATTCCAACGAGCTGAAAAGAAAAGACTTGAAGCTGCTAAAagggctgaagaagctgcagcagCTAAGGAG AAAGGTACTGTACATATTGGCATGCCTCAAGTTCTTTATTGA
- the LOC100192765 gene encoding Protein MANNAN SYNTHESIS-RELATED 1-like — protein MAVDPRQVVAGFLTLSMFVMLGNMIKHDHFSPVTEELGFEATGVVSNTRKLDNDAEMSSVDTAGVEDLMDAVEEVKPCWTKPSPKNQPSNGFVTFSLTMGPEYHISQITDAVVIARYLGATLVLPDIRGNELGNKRKFQDIYNVDKFVRSLDGVVEVIEDIPDEVSAKKPAVIRVPNRVTESFITGTIQPIFQKNKYLRLAVIFSSVSLRPKETNNKDMDATACLAMFGGLELKHEYSEVARKMLDRLQELSKKSDGKVLAIDLRTDLLEKKSCKTTRGARRKGCYSPDEVLAFLRSVGFSANTTIYLTETSWYKGLDVLKEEFPNTWYKGDIMPAENKAEFLKSSNADLARALDLEICSQSDVFVPAVAGLFYGHVTGKRIASGRTQIVVPSQSSTSTHASDFISTYISNKNHLAYACYC, from the exons ATGGCGGTCGACCCGCGGCAGGTGGTGGCGGGCTTCCTCACCCTCTCCATGTTCGTCATGCTCGGCAACATGATCAAGCACGACCACTTCTCTCCCGTCACCGAG GAGCTGGGCTTCGAGGCAACAGGTGTGGTGTCGAACACAAGGAAGCTTGACAACGATGCTGAAATGAGCAGCGTCGATACGGCTGGAGTGGAGGACCTGATGGACGCTGTCGAGGAAGTTAAACCTTGCTGGACCAAACCAAGTCCAA AAAATCAGCCGTCTAATGGTTTTGTTACATTCTCCTTGACTATGGGCCCTGAGTATCACATCTCTCAG ATCACAGATGCTGTGGTTATTGCAAGGTATCTAGGTGCAACACTTGTACTCCCAGACATCAGAGGAAATGAATTAGGAAATAAGCG AAAATTCCAAGACATTTACAATGTGGATAAGTTCGTGAGGAGCCTGGATGGTGTTGTCGAAGTAATAGAGGATATACCTGATGAAGTGAGTGCTAAGAAGCCAGCAGTCATCAGAGTACCGAACCGTGTGACTGAAAGCTTCATCACAGGCACCATCCAGCCCATCTTCCAAAAAAACAAGTACTTAAGACTAGCGGTCATTTTCTCTTCCGTAAGTTTAAGGCCAAAGGAGACGAACAACAAGGACATGGACGCAACTGCTTGCCTTGCGATGTTCGGTGGCCTCGAGCTGAAGCACGAATATTCTGAGGTGGCCAGAAAAATGCTGGATAGGCTTCAAGAATTAAGCAAGAAGTCAGATGGGAAGGTCTTGGCGATCGATTTGCGGACCGACTTGCTGGAAAAGAAGAGTTGCAAGACAACCCGCGGCGCTCGAAGAAAAGGCTGTTATAGCCCTGATGAGGTCCTGGCTTTCCTGAGGAGTGTTGGCTTCTCTGCTAACACAACCATCTACTTGACAGAGACGTCGTGGTACAAAGGCCTGGATGTTCTGAAGGAAGAATTCCCAAACACTTGGTATAAG GGTGACATTATGCCAGCCGAGAACAAAGCTGAATTCCTGAAATCCAGCAATGCAGACCTAGCAAGGGCTCTGGACCTTGAGATCTGTTCGCAGAGCGACGTGTTCGTCCCTGCCGTCGCTGGCCTGTTCTACGGGCATGTCACGGGTAAGAGGATCGCGTCCGGACGCACCCAGATCGTTGTGCCTTCCCAGTCCAGCACCTCGACACATGCGTCAGACTTCATCTCCACCTACATCTCCAACAAGAACCACCTTGCCTACGCGTGCTACTGCTAA
- the LOC103647558 gene encoding L-ascorbate peroxidase 1, cytosolic isoform X1 — protein sequence MGLSDQDIVALSGGHTLGRCHKERSGFEGAWTTNPLVFDNSYFKELLSGDKEGLLQLPSDKALLSDPVFRPLVEKYAADEKAFFDDYKEAHLKLSELGYADA from the exons ATGGGTTTGAGTGATCAGGACATCGTTGCCCTCTCTGGTGGCCACACCTTG GGAAGGTGCCACAAAGAGCGGTCTGGTTTTGAGGGGGCCTGGACTACGAACCCTTTGGTCTTTGACAACTCTTACTTCAA GGAACTTCTGAGTGGTGACAAGGAGGGCCTTCTTCAGCTCCCAAGTGACAAAGCCCTGCTGAGCGACCCTGTCTTCCGCCCTCTTGTGGAGAAATATGCTGCA GATGAGAAGGCATTCTTTGATGACTACAAAGAGGCCCACCTCAAGCTCTCCGAACTGGG GTATGCTGATGCTTAA
- the LOC103647558 gene encoding L-ascorbate peroxidase 1, cytosolic isoform X2 yields MGLSDQDIVALSGGHTLGRCHKERSGFEGAWTTNPLVFDNSYFKELLSGDKEGLLQLPSDKALLSDPVFRPLVEKYAADEKAFFDDYKEAHLKLSELG; encoded by the exons ATGGGTTTGAGTGATCAGGACATCGTTGCCCTCTCTGGTGGCCACACCTTG GGAAGGTGCCACAAAGAGCGGTCTGGTTTTGAGGGGGCCTGGACTACGAACCCTTTGGTCTTTGACAACTCTTACTTCAA GGAACTTCTGAGTGGTGACAAGGAGGGCCTTCTTCAGCTCCCAAGTGACAAAGCCCTGCTGAGCGACCCTGTCTTCCGCCCTCTTGTGGAGAAATATGCTGCA GATGAGAAGGCATTCTTTGATGACTACAAAGAGGCCCACCTCAAGCTCTCCGAACTGGGATGA